The bacterium genome includes the window AGCGAGCTCAACTGCCGGTTGGTCCTTTTGGACCGGGAGAGGCTGAAGCCCGGCGAGGAGTCCCTGGCCCAGATTGAGCTCGATGGGAGCCACCCCGTTTTCTTCGGCGAGAGGTTCATCCTCCGGGTCCCCTCGCCGCCGTTGACCGTCGCGGGGGGGCGGGTGCTCGACCCCCTGTCCCAGAAGCACCGCCGCAAGCGGGCCGGCTACCGGGAGGCGCTCGTCGAGCTTGACGGGGTCGGCCCCCGGGAGGCGCTACCCCTCTGGCTCAAGCACAATCCACTGCCCCGCAAGGACCTTACCACCGCCGAGCTGGCGAAACGGTCGAACCTGCTGCCCCGGGCGGCCGAGGAGGTGCTCCTGCGGCTGGCCGAATCGGGCGGGATTGTCCGGCTCTCGGCCGACCGTTGGTTGCACCCCCGCTGGCGTCACGGCCTGGTGGAGAGCCTGGGCCAGGCGCTGGACAAGGTTCTGGAAAAACGGCTCCCCTTCTGCCGGCTGGACCGGGGCCGCCTGTCCTCCCTCGCCGGGCGGAACGTGGAGGACGGCGCGCTGCGCGACGCGTTGGCCGGGCTCATCGAGACGGGCAGGCTGCGGCCGGTGGGCTCCTCCTACGCCGTTCTCCCGCACGGGGATCCGACCGCCGAGCAGAAGGCGCGCATCGCCGAGGCGAAAAAAGCTCTGGAAGACGCGGAGAACCTCGCTCTCACGGATTTCGTGAACCTCCACCCCGACACCGTGCTGGACCTGGCGCATTATTTGGAAGCCACAGGTGATGCGGTTTTCGTCGGCGAGACCCACCTCTGGCCGGCGGGGCGCTACGAGGAGCTGCGCCGGACGGCGATTTCCATGCTCAAGGAATCGGGGACCCTGCGGGTGGTCGAGTACAAAGAGCGCGCCGGACTCTCGCGCAAGACGGCCACCCTCCTGTTGGACCATTTCCACGAGCGGGGTCTGACCAAGCGCGAGTCGGGCACCCACGTGCTCCTGGACGAGGGCGCGGCGAAGGCCGCCCCCCTGGTTTGACCCTTGGCCCGCGCCGCGGTCGGTGGTAGAATAGCGCCGTCGGGGAAGCTGGCAGGTATCTGGTGAGCCTCGCGGACTTCAAATCCGTTGTGGGGCCCTAACCCGGTCCCAGGTGGGTTCGATTCCCACCAGCTTCCCCCAGAAAGTGAAAGGGCCGCCGGCCCTTTTTTTCATCGAAGGTTGACGGAAGGCGGGGATTGGGCTACATTATATTCGAAGGGAAAGAAGGTGGACGATGAAAAACGTATTGCAGGCAGTGGTGTTGATTCTAATAATTTTAGCTTTTTCAGCATCTTCTGGAGACATCCTTCTAACCACACAAATCCCGTCCCAACCTGATTTGGATACACTGTGGGCATACGAATTCCTCTATAGTGAGGATTTGGATGCTGTCGGCTCATGTGAAGACTATCATTCGACGGATGATTTTCAAGTTGGTGATGCTACGTTAAAAGGATTTGAGTGTTGGTGTGTTTATAGTGTTGGAGGCCCTGTTTACTCATTTTTACTCACGATATATGAAAACAACAACGGACATCCCGGAAACACAAACTGGTCAGCTCATGTCACTAATGTGACGTTTACAGATACTGGATATGAAGATCCACACATACCTGGAGCTCCAATTTTTCATTGTGAAATGCTGCTCGATGAACAAGATTACTTGTATTTACCCGAATATGAAACATACTGGTCAGAAATATACCAGGAGGAGTTGACTTACTTCAATTGGACATGTGACGGGTACTACGATGGAAATCTACACCAGGACACGGGCCACGGTTTTGAAGATACTCATCTCAACTCCTTCTTCGTCGTAAAGGGCAACTGGGGTTCTTCCGTCGAGGAAACCTCCTGGGGGGAAATAAAGGCCACATACGAGTAGCCGTTTAAACCGTGATAAAAGCCTCCCCATTCGAGGAGGCTTTCTTATATTCACCGATAAATTTAAAGCTCGGCCATCCCCCCCGCGTCCAGCCGCAGCCTTCTATCCGCCAGGGCGCCCACCCGCTCACGGTGGCTGATGACCAGCACCGCCGCCCCGGGCAGCCTCCGCCGCACCACTTCGATCAACTTCCGCTCCAGCTCCGCGTCCACGTAGCTGGTGGTCTCGTCGAGGATCAAAAGCTCGGGCCGGTGGTAAAGCGCCCGGGCCAGGGCCAGCCGCCGCCGTTCGCCGCCCGAAAGCTCCGGCGCGCCCGAGGTCAGCTCCCGGTCGAAATCCCCCAGGCCGACCTCGCGCAGGAGCCCGCCGATTTCCGCATCGCCGACTTCATCGGGATAGGCCACGGCTTCTTCGAGCGTACCCGGCAAAAACTCCGGCTCCTGGTCCACCAGCGCGGTTTTCAGGCGCCAGGGGCCGAGGCCGTAATCGGAGAGCGGCTTACCGTCCAGGAGCAGACGCCCCCCCGTCGGCTCGTACAGGCGGCACAGAACCCGCGCCAGGGTGGTCTTCCCCGCCCCCGAGGGTCCGGCGAGGTGGATGAACTCCCCCCGCCGCAGCCCGATGTCCACGCCCTGAAAAACATCGGCCCCGTCGGGATAGGAGAAGGCCAGACCCCTGGCCTCCAGGACGCGCCACTCCGGCGGCTCCGGCCCGTCAAGAATCTCGTCGGCCGTCCGCCAGAGCTTCACCAGGCGGTCCTGCATCGCCAGGGTGCCCTGCGCGCCCCCGGCGGCGTCTATAATCCCCTTGATCGCTCCCAGGAGCCAGACCGTGGCCACCGCCGCCGAGCCCAGTCCGCCCAGGCTCAACCCCTGCGCGCCGAGGAGGTCCACCCCCAGCCAGAATGCCGCCCCGATGGCGCAGGCCGCGAAAATTTCCCCCAGCGGGCCGGCGAGGAAGTGGAACTTCGCCTGGCGGAGCATCCCCCGCCGCCGCCGCTCGCCCGAATCGGCGAAAGCGCGAAATTCGGAACCCTGCGCCCCGGTGCCACGCACCAGCCGGGGGGCGCGGGTGGCGTCCACCGACCGGCTCCAATATTCCTGGTTCTCGGCGTAGAAGTCGCTGCTCGCCCGCCGCATCCGGCGCAGCAGGAATTGCAGCGGCAACAGGAAGATTGGGACGGCCGCCGCCACCACCGCCGCCAGCCGCCAGTCCAACACCAGGAGGTAAACCCACAGCCCCGCGGCCTGGAGGAGGGAGATAATCAGGGTGCCGTAGAGCTCGACCACCCCGTGGGCGTAGAGGTCGCAATCGTAGAAGAGGGAGTTCGCCGCCTCGCCGGCCCCCACGGCGTCCAGGAGCGGGATTTTCAGGAGCTTGGCGAAGGTCCGGCGCTCCAGGGCCAGATGGATGCGGGAGCCGAGGCCGAGGGAGAGGTACTGGACGAAGACGCCGTACCCCGAGCGGACGAGGAACAGGCCGATTAAAAAGATCGGGATGAGCGCCTGCAACCCGCCGGCCTGGGCCAGGAAGCGGTCCACGCCGTAGCCCACGGCCCACGCCAGAAAGACGCCCAGCCCCACCTGGGGCAGCCCCAGAAGGTTCAGGCCCGCCAGGCGCAGACGCCAGGGTCGCAGCACCTCCAGCGCCAATTTCAAACCGCCGCTGTCACGCTTCCGGCTCATCCGTCCCCGTAGAGCTGTCGGTAGCGGTAGTAACTCCCCACCACCCGGATGATGTAGCGCCGCGTCTCGTCGAAGGGCTTGAGTAATAACCAAACATCGGGGGGCAGCGTCTCGAAAGACGCGACCCAGTGGCGCGCGTTGCCCGGTCCGGCGTTGTATCCGGCCAGCGCCAGGGCCAGGTTGCCGTGGAAGCGGTCGAGCATCTTCGACAGGTAGGCCGCCCCCAACAGAAGTGAGTCACCCGGGTCGCGCAGGTCGTAATTTTCCAATTTCAGCTCCGCGGCCAGCATCGCCGCGGTGGCCGGCATCTTCTGCATCAGGCCCACCGCCCCGGCGCCGGAGACGGCCCGCGGATCGAAGCGGCTCTCCTCGCGGGCCAGGGCCAACAGGAGCAGCGGGTCAACCCCAAAGGCCTCACCCGCCTTTTCGGCGTCCTCGAGGTACGTCAGCGGGTAGGCGAGGGAGAGGACCCACAGGCCCCCGGGCTCGTTACCGGCCAGGGCGCGGGAGGCGTACTCGATTTCGGGGCGGACGTCGTAATCGCCCACCTCGTAGCCGCGCCGGGCGCATGCCAGAGCCAGCCACGCGTCGGCCTCGGAATCGTCGCGGCGGTAACGGGCGAGGGCCCCGGCGTAGGCGTTGAAGAGGTCGTCGTCCGCCGCACTCGCGAGCGCCATGAGCAGATTCAGCTCCTCGTCTCCGGGTCGGGAGTACAGGAGGTCGGTGAGGTCGCCGCGCGGGGCGAACCCTTCCGGTTCGGGCGCGAGCCACCACTCGGCGCCGCGGACGGGAAGCTCGTAGAAGGGGTAAGCCCAGTTGTAGGCCGGCGGCACCGAACCGCCTCCGGCCAGCTCCTCCATCCTCGGCCGCCAGTACTCCACATGGTGGCGGTAGTCGGGGTCGTCTCCGACCTGGGCGAAGGCCTCCGCCGCCGGGGCCCACTCCCCCTCATCCGCGCGGATGACGGCCAGCCGCCATGCGGCGCGCGCCCGCTCCTTGCCGGTCAAACCCCCGGCCAGCGCGTCGGCATACAACCGGGCGGCCTCCCCGGGCGCGGTCGTACGCCGCAGGTTGGCCCGGTAGAAATCGGCCTTGGCCCGGGCGACATCCGCGTCCCGCTCGAGGTAGGTCCCGGCCAGTTCCGGCGGGACCGTCGTCCCGGTCACGCGGGACCAGTGCTCCTCCGCCGCCTCGCGTCGGTCCCGCCCGAGCTCGGTCACCCCGGCGTAGAGGCGGGCCAGACCGGCATACGACGGGTCGTCGAACAGTTCGGCGTACTGGGCCAGCGCCTGGCGCGGACGGCCGATGGCGTGCTCGTACTCACCCTTGAGGAGATAGACCGCCGGCGAGAGGGTGATCCCGTCAATCGCCCTCGCCGCGAACCCCGTATTCCCCACCTCCAGCGCCAGGGCCGCCAGGCGGGGCAGTTCTTCGAGGCAACGCTTCAGGTCGCCGAGGAAGGCGAAGGCCTCCTTCGGGGCGTAGATGGCCAGCTCCCAGGCCGTGTCGCGCGAATCCAGGGGCTGCCTGGCCTGGATGAGCCACACGGTCAGGTCTATCCAGGGCGGCGAAGCGATCTCCGCCTCGCCCCGCAGGCGCTCAAGCTCGTTGGCGAGCCCCCATCCGCCGCCGGCGTCGCGCACCGCGGCGAGGTATTGCGGTAAAATCAGTGGACGCAGCGCGGGAGTCGCGAAACGCCAGGCCTTCTCCAGGGCCGACCGGCGCAGTTCGGTCTCGTCGTAGCCGTCGAGCTCCCCGGCGCGCACCAGGGCGGCGACGGAACCCAGGGCGCCCTCGCCGACCGATTCCAGCCTCGCCAGCCCCTCATCTGAAAAACCTTCCGCTAAAAGAGCGATGCCGTAGCCGAGCTCCAGGACGGGGTCCTCCCCCGTCGGGGGGACTCTATCCGGGATGAGGCGCACCTTGCCGGACACGGCCAGGCGGACCCGCTGCAACCGCGCCGGGGCGTAGTCCAGGCCGGCAAGGAACCCGTCGGCCAGGGACGGGTCCCCATCGAAGAGGGCCAACTGGGCCTCGGCGTACACGCGCTCGGGGGAATTCTCCGGTAAGTCCGCCACCGATTCACGCGCGCGCTCGGGCGAGCCGGCGGCGAGGTACTCCACCGGCCCCGGCGCCGGAAAAGGCTCGGCCAGACCCCGGAGCCCCTCGTGCGGGCCACAGGCCAGGCTAAGGGCGAGCGGGACGCCCGTCAAGAATTTTGACCATCTCATCGGTGTACGCACCGTCGGCCCCGTGGGTGAAAAGGGGAGGAAGAACCTCGAGCTCGACCCCGCCTCCCTTCGTCGCTTCGAGGAGGACCAGCCGCGCCGGTCGGTCCGGACCGGGGTGGACCAGGCGCATCCGCTTGGGTTCCAGCAGCCTCGACCGGAGATCCGCCACGAGCTCGGCCAGCCGCCGGGCCGAGTAAATCAGGGTGAGCGTGCCGCCGTCGGCGAGGAGCAGCCGCGCCGCGTCGAGGAAGTCGCCCAGCCCGCCGAAAACCTCCCGCCTCGCGGCGTCCCGGGTCGCATCCGGGCTCCGTCGGCCGTCGGAGCGGGCGCGGTAGGGCGGGTTTGCGATGACGCGATCGAAGCGGCCGGGTTCGCCGAGCTCCTCACGGCGGCGCAGGTCGCCGGTTTGAACCGCGAGTGGAAAACCACCCGTCCGCGCGTTCAGCTCTGCGAGCACGGCCAGGTCGCGCTGGATTTCAATCCCCCAGGCCGCGGGGCATTTTGCCAGGTACAGGGCGGCCAGGGACGCCGCCCCGTTACCCAGTCCCAGTTCGGCGACAGGTCCGTCGCCGGGGGCGAGGAAATCCGCCAACAGAACGGCGTCCACGCCGGTCCGCGGACCGGCGCTCGGCTGGATGAGGGTCAGGCCGCCGTGGAAAAGGGTGTATGTCTCGACGGAGTCCGTCATCCCCCGGCCCCGAAGCGCAAAACGGTTCCGGGTTGGATTGTAGCAACGCGACCCCCGCCCGGCAAGGCCGGTGAACCCTTTGACGGCGAAGACGCCGCTGTGCTAAGCTCACTCCGCTTCGAGTAAACTCATAAAACTCTTCGGAGGATGATGAGCGACGGAACGATCGAGCTGACGACCCCGCTGACCGAGAAAACGGTCCGCGGCCTGCGGGCCGGTGACCGGGTCCGTCTCTCCGGAATCGTCTACACCGGCCGGGACGCCGCCCACGCCCGTCTGGTCGAGCTTCTGGAAAAGGGAGGGGAGCTGCCGTTCCCGCCCGAGGGGGCCGTCATCTACTACGTGGGGCCCGCGCCGGCCAAACCGCCGCGCCCCATCGGCTCCGCCGGCCCGACAACATCCTACAGGATGGATTCCTACACCCCGCCGCTGCTGAAGGTCGGGGTGCGGGGGATGATCGGCAAGGGGCTGCGCGGGGATAACGTCGTCGAGGCGATGAAGAAGCACGGCGCCGTGTACTTCGCCGCCATCGGCGGGGCCGCCGCGCTCATCTCCAAGTCCATCCTCTCCGCCGAGGTCATCGCCTACGAAGACCTCGGCCCCGAGGCCATCCGCCGCCTCGAGGTCCGGGACTTCCCCCTGGTCGTAGCCCAGGACTCCCACGGGCGCAGCGCCTACGAGGACGGTAAACGGGAGTACCGCTCCATCGAGTCGGCCTGAGCCCCCGACCCCCGAACGCACCCGACCCGGGACCCGGCGACGGGTCCCGCGATCGTACCGCACCCCGCGGAGGAATCCCTTGGCCCGCTTCCTGTTCCTCGGCGACGTCATGGGCCGGCCGGGACGACGGGCGTTGAGAACGCACCTGCCGGAAATCCTCGCCGAATATGCCCCCGACCTCATCATCGCCAACGTTGAGAACGCCGCCGGCGGGGCCGGCATCAGCCGAAAACCCCTGAACGAGCTCAAGGGGCTGGGGATAGACGTCTTCACCTCGGGCAACCACATCTGGGACAACCGCGAGGCCTACCCGCTCCTGGAGACCGAACCGTTCCTCCTGCGACCAGCCAACTACCCGCCGGGGGTGCCGGGGAGGGGCGTCGCGGTGCGCGTGCCGGCGGACGGACGCGCCGGAATCGGCGTCATCAACCTCCAGGGGCGCGTGTTCATGCGCGAGATTGACTGCCCCTTCCGCACGGCCGACAGGGAGATCGAAGCCCTGAACGATTCCGGCGTGAACGCCATCCTCGTGGACTTCCACGCCGAGGCCACCAGCGAGAAGGAAGCGCTGGGGCGGTATCTCGACGGTCGCGTGACCGCCGTCATCGGCACCCACACCCACGTCCAGACCGCCGACGGGCGCGTCCTCCCCGGCGGGACCGCCTACCTCTCCGACGCCGGGATGTGCGGCCCCACCGGAGGCGTCATCGGGGTGAAGACCGAGAGCGTGATGGGCCGTTTTTTGAACGCCCTCCCCTTCCGCGCCGAGCCGGCCGAGGGACCGGTCGCCCTCCGGGGCTGCGTGGTGGATTTCGATGAAAAAACCGGGCGCGCCCTCGCCATCGAAACCGTCAACCGCGAGGACGACGATGGGTAGGCGGATTCTGGTCGTGGGGGGGAACGCCGCGGGGCTCTCCGCCGCCGCCCGGGCCAAGCGCGAGGATCCCCGCGCCGAGGTCACGGTCCTCGAGGCCACCGAAACCCCCAGCGTCTCCAACTGCAACTTTTCCTACGTCCTCTCGGGCCGGGTCGAAAAACTCACCCGGGTGCTGTCGCATCCGCCAAAATATTTTACCGAGCGCGGGGTTGACCTGCGCACCGGCGTGACCGTAACGGAAATTGACCCGATCCGGCGCCGGGTGGGAACGGAATCGGCGGGCGGCGCCGGCGAGGAGGCCTACGACAAGCTGGTTTACTGCGCCGGTTCCCGCGCCCGAAGGCTGGACGTGCCGGGGAGGACCGGCAAGGGCGTCACGGCGCTCCACTCCTACGCCGACATGGAAAAGCTCGTCGGCGGGCTGGAGGGGAAAAGCGGGGTGGCGGTCATCGGCGGCGGTTTTGGCGGAATGTCGGTGGCCGCGGCCCTGGCGGAGAAGAGAAATGTCGCCCTGATTTTCGTCGAGGATTCACCCGTCCCGGGCCTGAACGGGGAGCTGTCGGAGGTCGTCAGGACCCACCTGGAGGGCCGGGGCGTCCGTCTGCTGCCCGGGAATCGGGTTCAGGGGTATCTGCGCGACGGCGCCGGAAGGCTGGCCGGGGTGGAGACCGACGGGGAAATCGTCAACTGTGAGTACGCCGTCGAGCTCCTGGGCGTAATTCCCAACGTGGAGCCGCTCGGCGGGAGGCTGGAGCTCGACGCGGCCGGTGGAGCGGTGAAGGTGGACGGCCGACAGTGCACCTCCGATGACGGCGTCTTCGCCGCGGGGGACTGCGCCACGGTGCGCCACGCCCTCCTGCCGGGGCACCGCTACATCCCCAACGGCGCGCTGGCCAACCGGTGCGGCCGGACGGCCGGGTGCAACGCCGCGGGCGGTTTTTCGAAAAGCGCCCCCGCCCTGGGCACCCGCGCCACCGAGCTCTACGGCCT containing:
- the selB gene encoding selenocysteine-specific translation elongation factor; protein product: MEKIQPTASALPLFGTAGHVDHGKSALVKALTGTDPDRLPEERQRKISIRLGFAFLETPAGELAFVDVPGHERLVREMVAGAVGFEAVLLVVAADEGIMPQTTEHLDVVELLGVRRGVVALTKVDLVEDEEWLTLLEDDVRETLSRTGLAGAGIIRTSARTGVGLEELKRELIRLAEESERADDSGRPFRLAADRSFKMEGFGAVVTGTVATGVLRTGDSVEIQPGGGSARIRGLQVNARPRETVTPGLRAAVNLTGLPKRGVKRGDEIVTPGCVTLSNRFDAKVRLLPSANELQNLVRLKLLKGTSELNCRLVLLDRERLKPGEESLAQIELDGSHPVFFGERFILRVPSPPLTVAGGRVLDPLSQKHRRKRAGYREALVELDGVGPREALPLWLKHNPLPRKDLTTAELAKRSNLLPRAAEEVLLRLAESGGIVRLSADRWLHPRWRHGLVESLGQALDKVLEKRLPFCRLDRGRLSSLAGRNVEDGALRDALAGLIETGRLRPVGSSYAVLPHGDPTAEQKARIAEAKKALEDAENLALTDFVNLHPDTVLDLAHYLEATGDAVFVGETHLWPAGRYEELRRTAISMLKESGTLRVVEYKERAGLSRKTATLLLDHFHERGLTKRESGTHVLLDEGAAKAAPLV
- a CDS encoding Fe-S-containing hydro-lyase — its product is MSDGTIELTTPLTEKTVRGLRAGDRVRLSGIVYTGRDAAHARLVELLEKGGELPFPPEGAVIYYVGPAPAKPPRPIGSAGPTTSYRMDSYTPPLLKVGVRGMIGKGLRGDNVVEAMKKHGAVYFAAIGGAAALISKSILSAEVIAYEDLGPEAIRRLEVRDFPLVVAQDSHGRSAYEDGKREYRSIESA
- a CDS encoding lytic transglycosylase domain-containing protein gives rise to the protein MRWSKFLTGVPLALSLACGPHEGLRGLAEPFPAPGPVEYLAAGSPERARESVADLPENSPERVYAEAQLALFDGDPSLADGFLAGLDYAPARLQRVRLAVSGKVRLIPDRVPPTGEDPVLELGYGIALLAEGFSDEGLARLESVGEGALGSVAALVRAGELDGYDETELRRSALEKAWRFATPALRPLILPQYLAAVRDAGGGWGLANELERLRGEAEIASPPWIDLTVWLIQARQPLDSRDTAWELAIYAPKEAFAFLGDLKRCLEELPRLAALALEVGNTGFAARAIDGITLSPAVYLLKGEYEHAIGRPRQALAQYAELFDDPSYAGLARLYAGVTELGRDRREAAEEHWSRVTGTTVPPELAGTYLERDADVARAKADFYRANLRRTTAPGEAARLYADALAGGLTGKERARAAWRLAVIRADEGEWAPAAEAFAQVGDDPDYRHHVEYWRPRMEELAGGGSVPPAYNWAYPFYELPVRGAEWWLAPEPEGFAPRGDLTDLLYSRPGDEELNLLMALASAADDDLFNAYAGALARYRRDDSEADAWLALACARRGYEVGDYDVRPEIEYASRALAGNEPGGLWVLSLAYPLTYLEDAEKAGEAFGVDPLLLLALAREESRFDPRAVSGAGAVGLMQKMPATAAMLAAELKLENYDLRDPGDSLLLGAAYLSKMLDRFHGNLALALAGYNAGPGNARHWVASFETLPPDVWLLLKPFDETRRYIIRVVGSYYRYRQLYGDG
- a CDS encoding TIGR00282 family metallophosphoesterase encodes the protein MARFLFLGDVMGRPGRRALRTHLPEILAEYAPDLIIANVENAAGGAGISRKPLNELKGLGIDVFTSGNHIWDNREAYPLLETEPFLLRPANYPPGVPGRGVAVRVPADGRAGIGVINLQGRVFMREIDCPFRTADREIEALNDSGVNAILVDFHAEATSEKEALGRYLDGRVTAVIGTHTHVQTADGRVLPGGTAYLSDAGMCGPTGGVIGVKTESVMGRFLNALPFRAEPAEGPVALRGCVVDFDEKTGRALAIETVNREDDDG
- a CDS encoding methyltransferase translates to MTDSVETYTLFHGGLTLIQPSAGPRTGVDAVLLADFLAPGDGPVAELGLGNGAASLAALYLAKCPAAWGIEIQRDLAVLAELNARTGGFPLAVQTGDLRRREELGEPGRFDRVIANPPYRARSDGRRSPDATRDAARREVFGGLGDFLDAARLLLADGGTLTLIYSARRLAELVADLRSRLLEPKRMRLVHPGPDRPARLVLLEATKGGGVELEVLPPLFTHGADGAYTDEMVKILDGRPARP
- a CDS encoding FAD-dependent oxidoreductase; translated protein: MGRRILVVGGNAAGLSAAARAKREDPRAEVTVLEATETPSVSNCNFSYVLSGRVEKLTRVLSHPPKYFTERGVDLRTGVTVTEIDPIRRRVGTESAGGAGEEAYDKLVYCAGSRARRLDVPGRTGKGVTALHSYADMEKLVGGLEGKSGVAVIGGGFGGMSVAAALAEKRNVALIFVEDSPVPGLNGELSEVVRTHLEGRGVRLLPGNRVQGYLRDGAGRLAGVETDGEIVNCEYAVELLGVIPNVEPLGGRLELDAAGGAVKVDGRQCTSDDGVFAAGDCATVRHALLPGHRYIPNGALANRCGRTAGCNAAGGFSKSAPALGTRATELYGLELAQTGLSLAEARDAGYHAVETVVQTPLHATFHLPRALIACSAVAERGTGRILGVRLAGPYGANLRINAAATVIAAGMDAENACGLDYAYHPHSSPVWDPLLVLFRQTVKTLSGREE
- a CDS encoding ABC transporter ATP-binding protein, with the translated sequence MSRKRDSGGLKLALEVLRPWRLRLAGLNLLGLPQVGLGVFLAWAVGYGVDRFLAQAGGLQALIPIFLIGLFLVRSGYGVFVQYLSLGLGSRIHLALERRTFAKLLKIPLLDAVGAGEAANSLFYDCDLYAHGVVELYGTLIISLLQAAGLWVYLLVLDWRLAAVVAAAVPIFLLPLQFLLRRMRRASSDFYAENQEYWSRSVDATRAPRLVRGTGAQGSEFRAFADSGERRRRGMLRQAKFHFLAGPLGEIFAACAIGAAFWLGVDLLGAQGLSLGGLGSAAVATVWLLGAIKGIIDAAGGAQGTLAMQDRLVKLWRTADEILDGPEPPEWRVLEARGLAFSYPDGADVFQGVDIGLRRGEFIHLAGPSGAGKTTLARVLCRLYEPTGGRLLLDGKPLSDYGLGPWRLKTALVDQEPEFLPGTLEEAVAYPDEVGDAEIGGLLREVGLGDFDRELTSGAPELSGGERRRLALARALYHRPELLILDETTSYVDAELERKLIEVVRRRLPGAAVLVISHRERVGALADRRLRLDAGGMAEL